The Shewanella sp. MTB7 genome includes a window with the following:
- a CDS encoding chemotaxis protein CheV, whose product MSELKKSEILTESGTNELEIIEFHLHKSLKGGGHKVCHYGINVAKVREVIRVPDTSDYPNAQSHMVGVFSLRDNLIPLVDLAGWLGIPTEDELDNKVVIVTDFNKMINGFLIDSVRSIHRVSWEQVESPSQFLEAGEQDCVVAVVRREGHLIMVLDFEKIIADINPELSMDKYDVTLDKSVLINDEMLAKREAKTILIVDDSAFIRKMIENTLRTAGYNIITAKDGGDALEMLEEFERLATEAGASVEDMVSGIISDVEMPRMDGLHLLKRLRDMQVYKEMPIVMFSSLMSEDNRGKALALGANDTITKPEIGRMVSMIDSFVL is encoded by the coding sequence ATGAGTGAACTAAAAAAATCGGAAATTCTTACGGAAAGCGGCACGAATGAACTTGAAATTATTGAGTTTCATCTACATAAGTCTCTAAAAGGCGGTGGACATAAAGTCTGTCACTATGGGATCAATGTGGCCAAGGTTAGGGAAGTTATCAGAGTTCCTGATACTTCGGATTACCCAAATGCTCAATCCCATATGGTAGGCGTTTTCTCTTTAAGGGATAATCTTATTCCACTTGTGGATCTTGCCGGATGGCTGGGGATCCCGACCGAAGATGAATTGGATAATAAAGTGGTTATCGTGACCGACTTTAATAAGATGATAAATGGTTTCTTAATCGATAGTGTTCGTAGTATTCATCGGGTGTCATGGGAACAAGTTGAGTCTCCCAGTCAATTTTTGGAGGCTGGTGAGCAGGACTGTGTTGTTGCTGTAGTTCGCCGTGAAGGCCATCTCATTATGGTGTTGGATTTCGAGAAAATTATTGCGGATATCAATCCTGAATTAAGTATGGATAAGTATGATGTGACCCTTGATAAGAGTGTGCTTATCAACGATGAGATGTTAGCTAAACGGGAAGCCAAAACCATATTGATTGTCGACGATTCAGCCTTTATCCGTAAGATGATTGAAAATACTTTGCGTACGGCAGGATATAACATCATTACTGCTAAAGATGGCGGTGATGCTCTGGAGATGTTAGAGGAGTTTGAAAGACTCGCTACTGAAGCTGGAGCCTCTGTAGAAGACATGGTCAGCGGTATCATCTCTGACGTAGAGATGCCTAGAATGGATGGGTTACATCTGTTGAAACGCCTTCGTGATATGCAGGTCTATAAAGAGATGCCCATTGTTATGTTCTCCTCTTTGATGAGTGAAGATAATCGAGGAAAAGCATTAGCATTAGGTGCTAATGATACTATCACTAAACCAGAAATAGGTCGTATGGTGTCTATGATTGATAGTTTTGTTCTTTAA
- the ubiD gene encoding 4-hydroxy-3-polyprenylbenzoate decarboxylase — protein MSFKDLRSFIDHLEKQGELKRITHPVDPNLEMTEIADRVLRAKGPALLFENPIGNDMPVLVNLFGTPKRVAMALGKEDPLALREVGELLAFLKEPEPPSGFKDAIAKLPMFKQALNMPPKTVRNPPCQQVVKTGEDVDLTTLPIQHCWPGDVAPLVTWGLTITKGPRQKRQNLGIYRQQLLSKDKLIMRWLDHRGGALDFRDFKEKYPGERYPVVVALGADPVTILGAVTPVPDSMSEYAFAGLLRGERTEVCKALSCDLEVPATSEIILEGYIDPNEMAEEGPYGDHTGYYNETDSFPVFTVTHITHRKDAIYHSTYTGRPPDEPAMLGVALNEVFVPILRKQYPEIIDFYLPPEGCSYRMAVISIRKQYPGHAKRVMMGAWSFLRQFMYTKFIVVVDEDVNCRDWNDVIWAITTRMDPKRDTVMIENTPIDYLDFASPVAGLGSKMGMDATNKWPGETDREWGTPIVMDQAVKDKVDQIWADLGIDDSPTL, from the coding sequence ATGAGTTTTAAGGATTTGCGCAGTTTTATAGACCACCTAGAGAAACAAGGTGAACTTAAGCGTATTACCCATCCAGTCGATCCTAATCTTGAAATGACAGAGATCGCTGATCGCGTATTACGCGCCAAGGGCCCTGCTCTGCTATTTGAAAACCCTATAGGCAATGACATGCCTGTTTTAGTTAACCTTTTCGGTACTCCAAAACGCGTTGCTATGGCATTGGGTAAAGAAGATCCTCTCGCATTAAGAGAAGTTGGTGAACTGCTAGCTTTCCTCAAAGAGCCGGAGCCTCCTAGTGGGTTTAAAGATGCAATCGCTAAGCTCCCTATGTTCAAACAAGCTCTGAACATGCCACCTAAGACAGTACGTAATCCCCCTTGTCAGCAAGTCGTCAAAACGGGAGAGGATGTCGATCTCACCACGCTCCCTATCCAACACTGCTGGCCTGGAGATGTTGCACCGCTGGTAACTTGGGGATTAACCATCACCAAGGGACCTCGCCAGAAGCGTCAGAACTTAGGTATCTATCGTCAACAGCTACTGAGCAAAGATAAACTGATTATGCGCTGGCTCGATCATCGAGGCGGCGCATTGGACTTTAGAGATTTTAAAGAGAAGTACCCAGGTGAGCGTTATCCGGTTGTGGTCGCACTAGGCGCCGACCCTGTGACGATATTAGGTGCGGTCACTCCAGTACCTGATTCGATGAGCGAATATGCGTTTGCAGGTCTACTGCGCGGCGAACGTACCGAAGTATGTAAAGCTCTTAGCTGTGACTTAGAAGTCCCCGCCACCAGCGAAATCATTTTAGAGGGCTATATCGATCCTAATGAAATGGCTGAAGAGGGTCCCTATGGTGATCATACAGGTTATTATAACGAAACTGACTCTTTCCCTGTTTTCACGGTAACCCATATTACCCATAGAAAAGACGCCATCTACCACAGCACATATACTGGTCGTCCACCTGATGAGCCTGCCATGCTAGGGGTAGCACTCAATGAAGTGTTCGTGCCTATCTTACGTAAACAGTACCCTGAAATTATCGATTTTTATCTGCCGCCTGAAGGCTGCTCATACAGAATGGCCGTGATCTCAATACGTAAACAGTACCCTGGCCATGCTAAGCGTGTAATGATGGGGGCTTGGTCCTTCCTACGCCAGTTTATGTATACCAAGTTTATTGTTGTCGTCGATGAAGATGTCAACTGCCGTGACTGGAATGACGTCATCTGGGCTATTACGACTCGTATGGATCCTAAGCGTGATACTGTAATGATAGAGAACACCCCTATTGATTACCTCGACTTTGCCTCTCCGGTTGCCGGCCTAGGTTCAAAGATGGGTATGGATGCAACCAATAAATGGCCAGGTGAAACCGACCGCGAATGGGGCACACCTATTGTGATGGACCAAGCGGTGAAAGATAAGGTTGACCAGATCTGGGCCGACTTAGGCATAGATGATTCGCCTACCCTATAA
- a CDS encoding LysR family transcriptional regulator has translation MNHSDLKIIKECDLNLLLSLTVLIEEESVSKSAERLDISQPAMSQNLKKIRNLFADPLFVKQGQGIKATEKAQSLLPQLQEWLEMSSRLILQKIFDPKEVHGVVRIAFIDSMTSEIIPQLLEMVMLAAPNVELEFLHKPKDMFSMLESGELDLCIGGTELPPANIYGRRIGLEKFCIASSPTHPINQLTNPNLADIFSFDTAEYSASNAAEAQITQLAQANNLNRKISFSTSSMLVLCNGLLAGKHIAFISDVTTQNPYWQEKLAIVTHQELPQVESTLYWHARVHQDPLIQWLKNQCLILASGAKEQELL, from the coding sequence ATGAATCATTCTGATTTGAAGATAATTAAAGAATGTGACCTTAATTTACTGCTCAGTTTAACGGTATTAATTGAGGAAGAAAGTGTTTCTAAGAGTGCTGAAAGACTCGATATATCTCAACCTGCTATGAGCCAAAACTTAAAGAAAATACGTAACTTGTTTGCTGACCCTTTATTCGTCAAACAGGGTCAAGGTATCAAGGCTACTGAAAAAGCACAATCTCTATTACCCCAATTACAGGAGTGGCTAGAGATGAGTAGTAGATTGATTTTACAGAAAATTTTTGATCCAAAAGAAGTTCATGGTGTTGTTCGCATTGCCTTTATCGATAGCATGACCTCTGAAATTATCCCTCAGCTCCTCGAGATGGTTATGTTGGCAGCGCCTAATGTCGAGTTAGAGTTTCTTCATAAACCTAAAGATATGTTTTCCATGCTGGAATCTGGGGAGTTAGACCTCTGTATTGGTGGTACTGAATTACCACCTGCCAATATTTATGGTCGTCGTATTGGTTTGGAAAAATTTTGTATCGCCTCTAGTCCGACTCACCCTATCAATCAGTTAACTAATCCAAATTTGGCTGATATCTTCAGTTTCGACACTGCCGAATACTCAGCATCAAATGCCGCTGAAGCCCAAATAACCCAGCTAGCGCAAGCAAATAACTTAAATCGTAAAATTAGCTTCTCAACCAGCTCTATGTTAGTGCTTTGCAATGGATTATTAGCCGGAAAGCATATCGCTTTTATCTCTGACGTCACCACTCAAAACCCCTATTGGCAAGAAAAACTAGCCATTGTGACTCATCAAGAGTTGCCTCAAGTCGAGAGCACTCTTTATTGGCATGCCAGAGTACATCAAGATCCATTAATACAGTGGCTTAAGAACCAATGCCTCATTTTAGCCAGTGGAGCCAAAGAGCAGGAATTATTATAG
- the fre gene encoding NAD(P)H-flavin reductase, with product MNTIRCQIEKVTPFNDAVYQIILKPETAFEFKAGQYLCVVMGEKDKRPFSIASAPDAEHIELHIGAAVSESYPMQVVERMKESLKNGTSIEVEVPGGEAHLRHESTRPRLLIAGGTGFSYIKSIIEHQIALDQRVPTTLYWGCRNADAMYYEAIARAWHDAHPWLHFVPVLEEAGGDWKGKKANLLAQIKADYVSLNGYDIYIAGRFDMVGAAREVFRAIGVEEDHLYGDAFAFIK from the coding sequence ATGAACACTATTCGTTGTCAGATAGAGAAAGTTACTCCGTTTAATGATGCGGTATACCAAATCATTCTTAAACCTGAAACTGCTTTCGAATTTAAAGCAGGTCAGTACTTGTGTGTCGTTATGGGTGAAAAGGATAAGCGTCCATTCTCTATCGCATCGGCACCTGATGCTGAACATATCGAACTACACATCGGCGCAGCCGTCAGCGAAAGTTATCCTATGCAAGTTGTAGAGCGTATGAAAGAGAGCCTAAAAAACGGCACAAGTATTGAGGTTGAAGTACCTGGTGGGGAAGCACACCTGCGCCATGAAAGTACACGCCCAAGACTATTAATCGCTGGCGGTACTGGTTTCTCTTACATCAAGAGTATTATCGAACACCAGATCGCATTGGATCAAAGAGTTCCAACTACCCTCTACTGGGGCTGTCGTAATGCAGATGCTATGTACTACGAAGCAATAGCTCGAGCATGGCACGATGCACACCCATGGTTACATTTCGTCCCCGTTCTCGAAGAAGCGGGTGGGGACTGGAAAGGTAAGAAGGCCAATCTGTTAGCCCAAATCAAAGCTGACTACGTTAGCCTAAATGGCTATGACATCTATATTGCCGGACGTTTCGATATGGTGGGTGCTGCTCGTGAAGTATTCCGCGCTATAGGCGTAGAGGAAGATCACCTCTATGGTGATGCATTTGCGTTTATCAAGTAA
- a CDS encoding methyl-accepting chemotaxis protein encodes MQLLSNISVAKKLSIAPIILGLILILLTGIGINALNNLAYQMHQITFDLAPDTELAADITSSLYRLRLTVKNYVKTGDDKWISQFQTQSKHWQSALEKAFVEIKNPQRVAILNKIKNNKDIYVNTFNNVVISNQQKRNKAVKETLNTRGPEIERGLTKIMQSANRDGDIQAAFLAGTAIRNLLLGRLYVSKFLVENQQAQVERFNQELDDTTKQIDTLLASLQNPTRRNLATEAKSDIESYTQVANEVSSYINARNVGIKTLDTIGPKVAIELDELRSSIAESMSAASTAADDSQQTSSTLLLTVAAIAIIFGLLIAYVISKAIILSLDSMNKVFADIAQGEGDLTKRIPVTGKDELSHLAASFNLFAEKIQHTVTEVSNSTEQLQSASDALTLKAKETQNGVSQQQSQAQLAAAAMTEMSASASEVSVSANQANELSSNALSTASNGRDVVLNAVSSMSSLSTQLTDSSGIIENLRKDSEQIGTVLDVIRSIAEQTNLLALNAAIEAARAGEQGRGFAVVADEVRSLASRTQESTEEIQTIIQTLQQRSESAFNAMTESCSSAESTAGLIQSTEQSLAQIAEFMDDINNSIAHISEAAGQQATVADEVSQNVNAVSEISEATYQQTEETSRSAEQLSSLGESLAKTVSQFKIG; translated from the coding sequence ATGCAACTTCTATCTAATATTTCAGTCGCGAAAAAACTCTCGATAGCTCCTATCATACTGGGACTTATTCTCATACTTCTCACAGGAATAGGCATTAACGCACTCAACAATCTAGCCTATCAAATGCATCAAATCACATTTGATTTAGCACCCGATACTGAACTAGCTGCAGATATCACAAGTAGCCTATATCGATTAAGGCTTACAGTGAAAAACTATGTCAAAACAGGTGATGATAAATGGATTTCACAATTCCAGACTCAGAGTAAACACTGGCAATCGGCACTTGAAAAAGCATTTGTCGAAATTAAAAACCCTCAACGTGTAGCCATTCTCAATAAAATAAAAAACAATAAAGATATCTACGTTAACACCTTTAATAATGTCGTGATAAGTAACCAGCAAAAACGTAATAAAGCAGTAAAAGAAACTCTTAATACCAGAGGGCCTGAAATCGAAAGGGGGTTAACTAAAATAATGCAGTCGGCTAATCGTGATGGTGACATACAAGCTGCATTTTTGGCAGGCACAGCCATCCGAAACCTACTGTTAGGTAGACTCTACGTATCTAAATTCTTAGTTGAGAATCAACAAGCTCAAGTTGAGAGATTCAATCAAGAATTAGATGATACGACCAAACAGATAGATACCTTGCTTGCTAGTTTACAAAATCCGACTCGTCGCAATCTTGCTACAGAAGCTAAATCTGACATAGAAAGCTACACACAGGTCGCTAATGAAGTTTCGAGTTATATTAATGCACGAAATGTAGGAATAAAGACTTTGGACACCATAGGGCCCAAAGTTGCCATTGAATTAGATGAACTTAGAAGTTCAATTGCTGAATCAATGAGTGCCGCTTCGACAGCAGCTGATGATTCACAACAAACCTCTTCAACCCTGCTCTTAACCGTAGCCGCTATCGCCATCATCTTCGGCTTATTAATAGCCTACGTAATATCCAAAGCTATTATCTTGAGCTTAGACTCAATGAATAAAGTCTTTGCTGATATAGCACAAGGTGAAGGAGATCTAACCAAACGTATACCAGTTACAGGTAAGGATGAGCTCTCCCACCTAGCGGCAAGCTTCAACCTGTTTGCAGAGAAAATACAACATACAGTTACCGAAGTCAGCAATTCCACAGAACAACTGCAGTCAGCTTCTGATGCTTTAACTCTCAAAGCTAAAGAGACCCAAAATGGAGTGAGCCAACAGCAATCTCAAGCCCAGTTAGCCGCAGCGGCGATGACGGAAATGTCCGCCAGTGCCTCAGAAGTAAGTGTTAGTGCCAATCAGGCTAATGAGCTTTCCAGCAATGCGCTAAGTACTGCAAGTAATGGACGTGACGTCGTCTTAAATGCGGTATCGAGTATGAGTTCTCTCTCTACTCAGCTAACTGATTCATCTGGCATTATCGAAAACTTACGCAAAGACAGTGAGCAAATTGGCACTGTACTCGATGTGATTCGCAGTATCGCAGAGCAAACTAACCTGCTTGCTCTGAATGCCGCGATTGAGGCTGCTCGCGCTGGTGAACAAGGAAGAGGTTTTGCAGTGGTTGCTGATGAAGTACGCTCTTTAGCTTCAAGAACTCAAGAATCAACAGAAGAGATCCAAACAATAATACAGACACTACAACAACGTTCTGAAAGCGCCTTTAATGCCATGACTGAAAGTTGTTCCAGTGCAGAATCCACTGCGGGGCTAATTCAATCTACCGAGCAATCTCTAGCCCAAATAGCCGAATTTATGGATGATATTAACAACTCTATCGCCCACATTTCTGAAGCGGCTGGACAGCAAGCGACGGTAGCAGATGAAGTCAGTCAAAATGTAAATGCTGTATCTGAAATTTCAGAAGCCACTTATCAGCAAACCGAAGAAACCAGCAGGTCTGCTGAACAACTATCCTCACTCGGTGAGAGTCTAGCTAAAACAGTGAGTCAATTCAAAATCGGGTAG
- a CDS encoding LysR family transcriptional regulator yields the protein MSLESKINQLKDCDLNLLIALSVLLKEAHVSKAAKELGLSQSAMSQILKRLRLMFADPLLVKSHNGMTLTNKASAIEQELKPLLNNVISILEGDSFSPATAQGRIRVMMNDVLAQLCITDLISELDKHAPGIELEYMTQKTDGFNMLRRGYLDLIVGFYDTVPKPVRSQGISRYPWQLVTLDHNAPEYIEKIIDAQDIIEESPFKLLRYQYQEHNQIHMINALKTINVKEGSYALTSGSLSTMTQALTAPNTVTLLPHYSVKIFENYQAKDFIWLGDTIELELKVCWNEHQRNQELQKWFRTLLSSILIKRLVE from the coding sequence ATGTCTCTAGAGAGTAAAATCAACCAACTAAAAGATTGCGATCTTAATCTGCTAATCGCTTTATCAGTATTGCTTAAAGAAGCTCATGTCAGCAAAGCTGCCAAAGAGCTAGGATTGTCACAGTCAGCCATGAGTCAGATACTCAAGCGCTTACGACTAATGTTTGCCGATCCTTTACTGGTTAAAAGTCACAATGGAATGACACTCACCAATAAGGCTAGTGCTATAGAGCAAGAGCTAAAACCTTTGCTAAACAATGTCATCAGTATATTGGAAGGAGATAGTTTTAGTCCTGCCACAGCTCAAGGGCGAATTCGAGTCATGATGAATGATGTTCTTGCTCAGCTGTGTATCACTGATTTGATTTCAGAATTAGATAAGCATGCGCCTGGTATTGAACTGGAGTATATGACACAGAAAACTGATGGTTTTAATATGTTAAGGCGTGGATATCTAGATCTTATTGTTGGTTTTTATGACACAGTTCCAAAGCCTGTACGCAGCCAAGGCATTTCAAGATATCCTTGGCAGCTCGTTACACTCGATCACAATGCCCCTGAATATATTGAAAAGATCATCGATGCCCAAGACATCATAGAGGAGAGCCCATTCAAACTCTTGAGGTATCAATATCAAGAACATAATCAAATTCATATGATCAATGCACTCAAAACAATCAATGTCAAAGAGGGGTCTTACGCGCTAACATCCGGCTCCTTAAGCACCATGACTCAGGCGCTAACAGCACCCAATACGGTGACTTTATTACCACATTACTCAGTTAAAATTTTTGAGAATTATCAAGCCAAAGATTTTATCTGGCTGGGTGATACCATTGAGTTAGAATTAAAGGTTTGTTGGAACGAGCACCAGAGAAATCAAGAATTACAGAAGTGGTTCAGAACATTATTATCATCGATTCTCATTAAGCGTTTGGTAGAGTAG
- a CDS encoding radical SAM protein, with product MLRYIEPVFRPPSEWKSLILQVTNGCSWNRCTFCDMYTAPQKRFRAQKLDKILEDIETVVSTRQNITRVFLADGDAMSLPFERLEAICLLIREHLPNVIRISSYCLPRNLKNKTPEQLSKLRELGLSLLYIGCESGNDEVLKRIEKGESYASSLAALLKIKAAGIKSSVMILNGLGGSELSEQHAISSARLMNAAQPEYLSTLVVTLPLGTDRMDAAFDGHFSLPNQAELFSEMHTLLSHLELDKTIFRSDHASNYLVLKGVLGKDKARLVSEVEQAINHPLQTSLRKEWQRGL from the coding sequence TTGTTACGCTATATTGAACCCGTATTTCGTCCACCATCTGAGTGGAAATCATTAATACTGCAAGTGACCAATGGTTGTAGTTGGAATCGCTGCACGTTCTGCGACATGTATACCGCTCCCCAGAAACGATTTCGTGCGCAAAAGTTAGATAAAATCTTGGAAGATATAGAGACTGTTGTCAGTACTCGCCAAAATATCACTCGGGTTTTTCTCGCTGACGGCGATGCGATGAGTCTGCCTTTTGAACGTTTAGAAGCGATCTGTTTGTTGATCCGCGAGCACTTACCTAACGTGATTCGAATTAGTAGTTATTGCCTACCAAGAAACCTTAAAAATAAGACCCCTGAACAATTGAGCAAACTGCGAGAGCTAGGTCTTTCGCTACTCTACATAGGTTGTGAGAGTGGTAATGATGAGGTCCTTAAGCGTATCGAGAAAGGCGAAAGCTATGCATCATCATTAGCGGCGCTATTAAAGATAAAGGCGGCGGGAATTAAATCTTCAGTGATGATATTAAATGGTTTAGGTGGCAGTGAACTTTCAGAACAACATGCTATAAGCTCTGCTCGCTTGATGAATGCGGCACAACCAGAATATCTGTCTACTCTAGTGGTCACGTTACCTTTAGGTACAGATCGAATGGATGCAGCTTTCGATGGTCATTTCTCGCTACCAAACCAAGCTGAACTATTTAGCGAAATGCATACTCTGCTTAGTCATCTTGAGTTGGATAAAACTATATTTCGTTCGGATCATGCCTCTAACTATCTAGTGCTTAAGGGGGTTTTAGGTAAAGATAAAGCGAGATTAGTATCTGAGGTTGAGCAAGCCATTAACCATCCGTTGCAAACAAGCCTAAGAAAGGAGTGGCAAAGGGGACTATAA
- a CDS encoding aromatic amino acid transport family protein — MNKNKVFGSMLIIAGTTIGAGMLALPLASSGLGFGVASVVMLLIWSLMTYTALLMIEVHQFAPVDATLHTLAYKLLGRKGQVVASISMMFLFYALCAAYIAGGGEQLHTKLTNWFELDIPMQLGAILFTVLIGTVVAIGTHSVDMINRTLFSLKLIALVVMLFLLLPHVSVNNLVELPVHQGLVLASLPVIFTSFGFHGSIPSIVRYLGKDTKTLRWIIVVGSALPLLIYLLWLVASQGVLTQGELMNSQSLNGFIGSLSGLLHDPMIANAVSVFADLALATSFLGVSLGLYDFLSDLLKRSAKTSHRVQVAIVTFIPPLGFAMFYPQGFITALGYAAFALVVLAIFLPVAMVASQRKQQVVDGYRVKGGNVGLIIVTLAGVLIMLVQLLQMVDLLPTVG, encoded by the coding sequence ATGAATAAAAATAAAGTATTTGGCAGCATGCTTATTATTGCTGGTACTACCATTGGTGCCGGAATGTTAGCACTTCCATTGGCCTCATCAGGCTTGGGCTTTGGTGTTGCCAGTGTGGTCATGTTGCTAATCTGGTCTTTAATGACTTATACCGCCTTGTTGATGATAGAAGTTCATCAGTTCGCTCCGGTTGATGCTACCTTGCACACCTTGGCTTACAAGTTATTGGGGCGTAAAGGGCAGGTTGTTGCCAGTATCTCTATGATGTTTCTATTCTATGCGCTTTGTGCAGCATATATAGCCGGTGGAGGAGAGCAACTTCATACAAAATTGACTAATTGGTTCGAGCTAGATATTCCCATGCAACTTGGTGCGATACTCTTCACTGTGTTGATTGGGACTGTTGTAGCTATAGGAACGCACTCGGTTGATATGATAAATCGTACTCTATTTTCTTTAAAGCTTATTGCTTTAGTTGTGATGCTATTTCTGCTATTACCCCACGTATCCGTTAATAATTTAGTCGAATTACCTGTGCATCAAGGTTTAGTGCTGGCTTCTCTGCCTGTTATTTTTACTTCCTTTGGTTTTCATGGTTCGATCCCCTCGATAGTGCGGTATTTAGGCAAGGATACTAAAACGTTAAGATGGATCATTGTGGTTGGCTCAGCCTTACCCCTACTTATATACCTATTATGGTTAGTGGCAAGCCAAGGGGTATTGACTCAGGGGGAGTTGATGAATAGTCAGAGTCTCAATGGGTTTATAGGTTCATTAAGCGGTTTACTACATGATCCTATGATAGCGAATGCGGTGTCTGTCTTTGCAGATTTAGCCTTAGCAACCTCATTTCTTGGTGTAAGTTTGGGTCTTTATGATTTTCTGTCGGATCTATTAAAACGTAGCGCAAAAACTAGTCATAGGGTGCAAGTGGCGATTGTGACTTTTATTCCACCACTAGGTTTTGCCATGTTTTATCCTCAGGGTTTCATCACGGCATTAGGTTATGCCGCGTTTGCTCTGGTTGTACTGGCTATTTTCCTTCCTGTTGCCATGGTTGCTTCTCAACGTAAACAGCAAGTAGTTGATGGATACAGGGTGAAAGGAGGAAATGTCGGGCTAATTATTGTGACCTTAGCGGGCGTATTAATCATGTTAGTGCAATTATTACAGATGGTAGATCTGTTACCTACTGTAGGTTAG
- a CDS encoding outer membrane beta-barrel protein: protein MKKSLLAIALMSTFSYANAADVDNTWYVGAGLGQSNYESVDAVSHLGDDSDLAWNAIVGYQLNKYFAVEAGWQDLGTDDDTHLWGGLDGSQSIDVDGFTLGLVGTLPLNEKWFLTGEAGAYQYHLSHHISADQYVSATDTAPYFGAGVGYKITDALEISAKYRRFANVDESAWNTANMDAQTVGLQMVYRFGVKPIQTAAVVLPAVIEEVEEVIVEPIPEPVYETKVEQSSIAVLFGFDSSKLSSTAETKLDEVIRISRLNDNDVIMLDGQSDNQGPSAYNQKLSEKRVQQVKDYLITHGVEVKKLETQASGSQGEHGNTLADHALERRVTITLTSETQVIAS from the coding sequence GTAACTACGAGTCAGTAGATGCGGTTAGTCATTTAGGTGACGATAGTGATTTAGCATGGAACGCTATCGTTGGTTATCAGTTAAACAAATATTTCGCAGTAGAAGCTGGCTGGCAAGATCTAGGTACCGATGATGATACTCATCTTTGGGGTGGCCTAGACGGTTCTCAATCTATTGATGTAGATGGCTTCACTCTTGGCTTAGTTGGTACGCTTCCGCTCAACGAAAAGTGGTTCTTAACCGGTGAAGCAGGTGCTTATCAGTATCATTTATCTCACCATATAAGTGCTGATCAATATGTGAGCGCAACAGACACCGCTCCTTACTTTGGTGCTGGTGTGGGTTACAAAATAACCGATGCCTTAGAGATCTCAGCAAAATATCGTCGTTTCGCTAATGTCGATGAGTCTGCATGGAACACTGCGAATATGGATGCGCAGACAGTCGGCCTTCAGATGGTATATCGTTTCGGTGTTAAACCTATTCAAACAGCAGCCGTAGTGTTACCCGCTGTGATCGAAGAGGTTGAAGAGGTTATTGTTGAACCAATCCCTGAGCCTGTTTATGAAACTAAGGTTGAGCAAAGCAGTATTGCCGTTTTATTTGGTTTCGACTCTTCAAAGTTGAGCAGTACAGCTGAAACTAAGCTAGATGAAGTGATCCGTATTTCGAGGTTAAATGACAACGATGTGATCATGCTAGATGGCCAGTCAGATAATCAAGGCCCTTCTGCTTATAATCAAAAACTGTCTGAAAAACGTGTTCAGCAAGTAAAAGATTACCTCATCACCCATGGCGTAGAAGTTAAGAAGCTAGAGACACAAGCTTCAGGTTCACAAGGTGAACATGGAAATACCCTCGCTGATCACGCTCTTGAGCGTCGAGTTACCATTACTCTAACCAGTGAAACACAAGTTATAGCATCTTAA